The genomic segment TATGGAAATTCCCTTATTTAATAGGGTCTAACGGTGGAGGAGCTTTTCTCTTAGTATATCTTTTATGTGTTGTATTAGTTGGTATTCCCATTATGGCATGTGAATTTTACATTGGAAGAAAATCAAGGAAAAATGCAGTCGGAGCTTTTAAAAAATTAAATGCTGCTAAAGGCTGGAAAACTATTGGATTAATGGGGACATCTACAGCATTTCTAATAGCATTTTTTTATAGCTGTGTTGCAGGATGGGTTTATTCCTATGTATTCAAGGCAATAAAGGGCGATTTTAGGGGGGTTACTTCTAGTACTGCTTCGGCAAAATTCATGTCAACCTTAATTGGACCACTGTCTCCAATAGTATGGCAATTTATAGTTCTCATCGTAGTTTCAATAATCTTAATTGCAGGAGTTAAAAATGGAATTGAAAGAATAACAAAGACACTTATGCCTGTATTATTCATACTAATTATTATATGTGGTGCAAGGGCATTAACACTTCCAGGTGCATCACAAGGATTAAAATTTTTATTTCATGTGGATTTTTCGCAATTAACTGGACGTGTTATATTAGCAGCTCTTGGTCTAGCCTTTTTCAAACTGTCCCTCGGAATGGGAACAATGATTACTTATGGAAGTTATTTTACACCTGATAATAATATGATAGCAACTTCAGTTAAGGTTGCTTTATCTGACTCACTAATTTCAATATTGGCAGGAATTGCAATATTCCCAGCCGTATTCTCTTTTGGTCTAAAACCTAGTGAAGGTCCTGGTCTTTTATTTATGACTATACCACTTGTATTCTCAAAAATACCTTTTGGCAGTGTATTATTAGTCGCATTTTTCTTTTTAACTGCAATAGCCGCTACAACAGCACTGATATCTATGGTTCAAGTCCCAGTTGCGTATTTTACAGAAGAAAAGGGTATGAGTAGAACGAAAGCTGTATTATTTACAACAAGCATAATGATGGTGTTTGGAATTCTCGCAACATTATCGGCTCATCCCACGAGTGCCCTTGCTAATATTCATATAATAGGCCAGAGAGGATTTTTCGATACCTTTGACTACTTATCTTCAGATATATTACTTCCAATAGGTGGGCTTTTAATAGCGATTTACGTTGGATACTTTACTAAAAAGGAAGATTTCAAACTAGAACTATCAAATCAAGGAACTTTAAATAACGATTCTGTGTTAAACATTATATATGTATTTATTAAATTTATATCACCAATCCTTCTTTTAATTATTTTCTTAAATTCTATAGGAATAATTAAATTTTAAATAAAAATATTTATTAACAAACCACTTCATTACTGAAGTGGTTTACCTTTCACATCTATGCCACTAATTTGGTTTTCAACCTTAATAACATCAACTACTGTGATGCATTTCTTCGGCTAATTCCAGTTCGTTATCAATCTTTTCAAATCTATTTACCATTTTACCATCAACTTCTTTTTTCTCTAAAAACATACTTAATGGTCTAACCCATATTCCTCTTTCTCCATAAAGGGCCTGATAAACCACCATATCTTCACGCGTTTCTGAGTGTTTTGCTACATAAAGCACTAAATACTCATTGCCTTTAAAATGTCTATATTTTTTACCGATTACAATATTATTTTCATTCATTAATACATACCTTCTTTATAGAAATATATTTTTTAGGCTTTAAATCTTCCAACTTATTATCTCTTCTAAATTGAAATGAGTGAGTTTAATTACATGCTTGATCTGAAGACATTACTGCCACTCCCTCATTTTTCTATTTTTCACGGTTAATAAATATTTATTTTTTTATAAAATTTAAGTTTAATACGTAAGTTACCATTAGAATTATAGACATACTTAGCTTACTTCATTATACCCGCTTTTCTTACCTTATGCACTCAATACTTTCAACAGTATTACCTTCTTCTTGCCAATTTAAAAACATCATCAATATATCACTAATAATTTCTTCAGGAATCGTTTCGCTCATTTATAGATATATAACAAAATAAAAGCCCTATGTCTGCTTTTGCAGACATAGGGTAATTAAAAAAAATCATCTAACTCATAATTTATTTAGTGTTTTCAGCATAGGCATTATCCCAAGTATTCAAGAATACATAATCTTTTGCATCTTTTTTATTGTTATGTTCTTTACTTTCTGCAATTTCCCCAATAGGAGTCATTGCAACTACTTTGTAATTTTGTGGAATGGCTAATGCTTTTTTTATAATATCTTCATCAATTGCAGCAATCCAACAAGTTCCATAACCCTCATTAGTAGCTGACAAAATAAAATGCTCCATAGCAATGGCACTATCCACTAAATAATACTCTCTGTTTTCAACTTCTCCAGAAGCATCTGGCTTTGCTACTATAACCGCCGTCATCGGAGCATCTAATATTGATTGTGCTGCTGAATTGTCCTTATTCATTATAGATTTAGAAATTTGTTCTAGTTTGTTTTTTTCATCCACTAAAATAAATTTGTATGAAGTATTATTTTTCCATGAAGGGGACATCATAGCTGAATCAATCATTTTTGCTAATTTTTCTTTATTTACTGGGGTATTCTTAAATTTTTTAATACTTTTTCTACTTTTGACTACATCATAAAATTCCATATAACACACTCCTTTAATTATAGTATGTGTAATCGCTTCATAAATAATGTAGTTGTTTCACCTAAAATTTTAAAGATAGAATTAAAAAAATAAAAAAGTGTACTTATTATTTTTTTAGTATACTCTTATAAATTTCAAAATAATTTTTCCAAAACTTCTCTATAGTAAAATTATTTACAACAATGTTATATAACTTTTCACCCTTTATGTTTAAATTGCTCTTATCTAAATATGCTTCTTTCATAGCTTTATAAATATTTTCGTTGTTTTGATTCTTCACTTTATACCCGCTGTCTTCGCCTAATATACTTTGTAAGTCGCCCACTTCAGTATAAATCAAAGGTTTCTTTACAATTGCTGATTCTAAAACCGTTAAGGGTGGTGCTCCACCCTCGCTTAAAGAAGCTAAAACACTAACATCAGAGGCGTTTATATAGTCTATTGGATTAGAAACATTTCCGGTCATTATAACTTTATTTTCTATTTTTAGTTCCACTATTAACTTCTCTAGTTCGGATTGTAGCTCACCATCACCAACTAAAAGCAATTTTACATCATGAAATTCAATAGTAAGTTTTCTAAACCCCACTATAACTTCTCTATGATTTTTTATAGGATGTAATCTCGCAACCATAACATATACAAAATCATTCTTCTTTAAATTCAAATTATTTCGTATATCTTCTGTTGGCGTCACAATACTAATTT from the Clostridium sp. CM027 genome contains:
- a CDS encoding sodium-dependent transporter yields the protein MFSTGFAIFFATLGSAVGLGNIWKFPYLIGSNGGGAFLLVYLLCVVLVGIPIMACEFYIGRKSRKNAVGAFKKLNAAKGWKTIGLMGTSTAFLIAFFYSCVAGWVYSYVFKAIKGDFRGVTSSTASAKFMSTLIGPLSPIVWQFIVLIVVSIILIAGVKNGIERITKTLMPVLFILIIICGARALTLPGASQGLKFLFHVDFSQLTGRVILAALGLAFFKLSLGMGTMITYGSYFTPDNNMIATSVKVALSDSLISILAGIAIFPAVFSFGLKPSEGPGLLFMTIPLVFSKIPFGSVLLVAFFFLTAIAATTALISMVQVPVAYFTEEKGMSRTKAVLFTTSIMMVFGILATLSAHPTSALANIHIIGQRGFFDTFDYLSSDILLPIGGLLIAIYVGYFTKKEDFKLELSNQGTLNNDSVLNIIYVFIKFISPILLLIIFLNSIGIIKF
- a CDS encoding DUF1653 domain-containing protein, which translates into the protein MNENNIVIGKKYRHFKGNEYLVLYVAKHSETREDMVVYQALYGERGIWVRPLSMFLEKKEVDGKMVNRFEKIDNELELAEEMHHSS
- a CDS encoding nitroreductase family protein; the protein is MEFYDVVKSRKSIKKFKNTPVNKEKLAKMIDSAMMSPSWKNNTSYKFILVDEKNKLEQISKSIMNKDNSAAQSILDAPMTAVIVAKPDASGEVENREYYLVDSAIAMEHFILSATNEGYGTCWIAAIDEDIIKKALAIPQNYKVVAMTPIGEIAESKEHNNKKDAKDYVFLNTWDNAYAENTK
- a CDS encoding glycosyltransferase, encoding MHVISGNDNGGGGKHVLNICSKYNNKFENIVGCLGEGPLYSKVRVMDISYKLFSKKLNNIELVNFIRCNSISLVNFHGAKPFLMHLILKSKLNVPTVAVVHSDFRYDFLNNKVKYFIFTPLSIKGLKSFNNYICVSNNLKVLLEEKNIQGSKSVVNNGIDIKKISIVTPTEDIRNNLNLKKNDFVYVMVARLHPIKNHREVIVGFRKLTIEFHDVKLLLVGDGELQSELEKLIVELKIENKVIMTGNVSNPIDYINASDVSVLASLSEGGAPPLTVLESAIVKKPLIYTEVGDLQSILGEDSGYKVKNQNNENIYKAMKEAYLDKSNLNIKGEKLYNIVVNNFTIEKFWKNYFEIYKSILKK